Proteins encoded within one genomic window of Tigriopus californicus strain San Diego chromosome 12, Tcal_SD_v2.1, whole genome shotgun sequence:
- the LOC131891940 gene encoding uncharacterized protein LOC131891940 has product MDGKFSEETFLRANVNLSSPINNYTCCVWFWVQHDRGTNRNSLVSVSDLVTKQDNVLYIAFAFDKEKLDATLKITVGLISFLVELDAFDFQSWFHVCVVIVDVSGDRHLNVFVNGLAKLSEQDLLSTHQRMPLKENVVILGQDQDSPGSRFEYDQAFSGKLSGFNLWDRSLMPEEILGLSQCSLKSQGNILSFSRMKDFHIENVTLMESEMTPCEEVKEKYALVTEPMGWDGSFAVCKLLGGELPILDKDSAYQRNDTDAEYQFFKGVFMNKFKLGKWVDDPKCIYTEAYTKEIYSISIRMGQKRDEEGVWINPYTYEALTFYQPTHEYYNGLNCATLVRQEIRQNHCEKSIRPCTLCRLKPGTKFSLKGLSLPTTSKLQHFDTKFYLDDYLKNGHLHWLGITLSHIFFNDSLGRWVLQSFVDPPMEMHLTIKSGELPFGRKLWKYHDSGIETKLTFSTCKDDEFTCEDGDCIHITQRCNRYTNCADTSDEWNCSTIIFPPSYVKEMIPVQEDYLPIQVKLNIHFIPSVNTAQLKFASHTTIRLVWDDFRLKFQNLRSDSKLNRLSTEEMTKIWSPVLIFANSLGVEQFQVDTSTNGIVSRHTEGSIQVLDNAQEGYSYHGESNYIHLSREFFNEYLCHLQLDNYPFDYQVCLQVYTLPYNIAPFVKFVKGDLPIRYSGQRGLTEFDILNEVLQITENGTKVEAKIIFQRRIEYHLSNTFLQMSILLLIGYLSFFFDLEDFTNRIMVTLTTMLVVATLTASIQTDLPKTAYFKIIDVWFLFILHVLVLIFFCHTLIGAVDENVANCIHPLSSWTQKPGMKARLNWMAKIGVFTLIVLFNVCFWSFALNAHFTVPKIE; this is encoded by the exons CCTTTGCCTTTGACAAGGAGAAACTCGATGCCACATTGAAGATCACAGTTGGGCTAATTTCTTTTCTGGTTGAATTGGATGCCTTCGACTTCCAAAGCTGGTTTCATGTCTGCGTTGTTATCGTAGATGTTTCAGGGGATCGACATCTCAATGTTTTTGTGAATGGACTTGCCAAATTGTCAG AGCAAGACCTCCTTAGCACTCATCAACGCATGCCTTTAAAAGAAAACGTGGTAATCCTTGGTCAAGATCAAGACTCTCCGGGATCTCGTTTTGAGTACGATCAAGCTTTCTCCGGGAAATTATCTGGATTCAACCTATGGGATCGTTCTCTGATGCCCGAAGAGATCCTTGGCCTGAGTCAATGTTCCCTCAAGTCCCAAGGGAACATCCTGTCGTTCTCACGGATGAAAGACtttcatattgaaaatgttACATTGA TGGAGAGCGAGATGACCCCTTGTGAGGAGGTGAAAGAAAAATACGCCCTTGTTACCGAACCAATGGGGTGGGATGGGTCATTTGCCGTGTGTAAACTTTTGGGCGGCGAGCTACCCATATTGGACAAAGACAGTGCCTACCAAAGAAATGACACTGATGCAGAATATCAGTTCTTTAAAGGCGTTTTTatgaacaagttcaaattggGCAAGTGGGTGGACGATCCAAAATGTATTTATACAGAGGCGTACACGAAAGAGATTTACAGTATCAGCATTCGAATGGGCCAAAAAAGAGACGAG GAGGGAGTATGGATTAACCCTTATACTTATGAAGCGTTGACATTTTACCAACCGACACATGAGTATTACAATGGACTGAACTGTGCCACCTTAG TACGCCAAGAGATCCGCCAAAATCATTGCGAGAAAAGTATTCGGCCTTGCACATTATGTCGACTTAAACCTGGCACCAAGTTTTCCTTGAAGGGGTTGAGCTTGCCAACAACTTCCAAgcttcaacattttgacacaAAATTCTACTTGGACGACTATCTCAAGAATGGACACCTTCATTGGTT GGGTATTACACTATCTCATATATTCTTCAATGACTCCTTGGGTCGATGGGTGTTGCAATCGTTTGTTGATCcaccaatggaaatgcatctGACCATCAAAAGTGGAGAGCTTCCATTTGGAAGGAAGTTATGGAAGTACCATGACTCCGGAATTGAGACCAAATTGACTTTTTCTACTTGCAAAGATGATGAATTCACTTGTGAAGATGGGGATTGCATCCATATCAC GCAGCGGTGCAATCGGTACACCAATTGTGCAGATACGTCTGACGAGTGGAATTGTAGCACCATCATTTTTCCGCCTTCTTATGTCAAGGAAATGATTCCCGTTCAAGAAGACTATTTGCCCATCCAAGTGAAGCTAAACATTCACTTCATTCCAAGTGTCAACACAGCCCAGCTGAAATTTGCTTCCCACACCACCATCCGATTAGTTTGGGACGACTTCAggctcaaatttcaaaacctgCGCAGTGATAGTAAATTGAACCGGTTAAGCACTGAAGAGATGACTAAGATCTGGAGTCCTGTTTTAATCTTCGCTAATAGCTTGGGCGTGGAACAGTTCCAAGTGGATACGTCCACCAATGGAATTGTCTCCAGGCACACGGAAGGCAGCATTCAGGTCCTGGATAATGCCCAAGAAG GATATAGTTATCATGGTGAATCCAATTACATTCATTTGTCCCGGGAGTTCTTCAATGAGTATCTGTGTCATCTCCAATTGGATAATTATCCATTCGACTACCAAGTTTGTTTGCAAGTGTACACTCTGCCCTACAACATCGCtccttttgtcaaatttgtgAAAGGAGACTTGCCTATTCGTTACTCGG GCCAACGAGGACTGACCGAATTTGATATTCTTAACGAGGTGTTGCAAATCACAGAGAACGGAACCAAGGTTGAggcaaaaattatttttcaacgCCGAATCGAGTACCACTTATCCAACACTTTCCTTCAAATGTCCATACTTCTATTGATTGGATATTTGTCCTTCTTCTTTGACTTGGAAGATTTCACCAATCGAATTATGGTCACACTCACCACCATGCTTGTTGTTGCCACACTAACAGCATCCATTCAAACT GACTTGCCCAAGACAGCCTATTTTAAGATCATTGACGTTTGGTTTTTGTTCATTCTTCATGTCTTGGTCCTGATTTTCTTCTGTCACACTCTCATTGGAGCCGTGGACGAAAACGTAGCTAATTGTATCCATCCTCTTTCATCTTGGACCCAAAAACCTGGAATGAAAGCTCGATTGAATTGGATGGCGAAGATCGGGGTATTCACTCTTATTGTTCTGTTTAATGTCTGCTTCTGGTCATTTGCCTTGAATGCCCATTTCACTGTCCCCAAAATCGAATAA
- the LOC131891939 gene encoding uncharacterized protein LOC131891939, with protein MMASSEETLHNQWASKLQLTQGDVDELLKSSKVKNPLGFLVFLDKASRLKNVADLKTSEWFSLKESVLKTEQITKEENPKLQQCQDPELQQPCLLKFSCDNSFGLQQTFQENTLKETLSVPVDLGNGKTTNSIMEGRNLLWTREFHSKPMSESRFIPREFLENIQDIPQDFKATYRIVKQVLSSCHLMFRAKAKGKSSTICKTTLEENMQRLQTLLDVWQNLPEDMPDRNSIWKEKDWRDTLVAPLKDQNPNSIACRLQEFVKNNPCPDLQSYLDDIYRQEIKKGNERARKDQERPIVPVQPGIKPTPKQKEGLVKYINSSKLFPGTFLVGQLLGLQGPQSERLVHNNGTLVGDCFEKDVFEALVAWQSNHPEVVTIFCGLELLGSKQHSNEFDFLIVLGEVKKVIYVECKYTLTKEIAEKIKKQAENAFNFLQEKLPLKKGWEFLTWACYEHTNLAPSSCCASCQPFRVTVSSLGSTLNRILARNIRQKLDEGYSSLVKTYLFYALENKQTFDGEQVAKHQLKMVDWPNEKIILWNLHQLVVLQNDPPRMIVKSGGLFGTGKTEIFKMKVAKLASGNPDKIAFLVACPEIGGHEQLLTKALRSHFQRGKLDNVKVGELRPGHKIPFILKEMFPNCEDHNQIHVFIDEASHQNKSAIDEFLAQLVKGCNTVIWIVDKDDSIFVPVNQGFVLETGLGLNLRNSEGVQKTIELSNHGESRFPGSSAEINHETLANAIHKGFLEEPSVKKILILVGDASWDSKWMSNEHGHDIKFYGYSSVSENCSDQELEDFFDPTNEKRQILMTSEDVAEGIEAEMVLVWDVHDAKRTTRHRARTKLVTAFKSLSAHPLLQRESEAPLFRPDTTRVLEHSEWLGVLEGQGLVWYSRLSQKEKLPVHFYSDYQEFVAKHGKWIRQYGPIKAVEQFHVIQRESPNLSIPTYPLVLWVQFENERTSFCIALKGKSLHEVDPKALSISNLSTVHRCDINLDKTIPAWKIWINVYIAEIIYSKAHNIPWDNWFDLRRLFNIWLRVFDELQRDQLQISFPPHELAVELLRNFLNSGDYIGDIVSILPLFAPNQEIHSWDLIQKLLAWWLPNYGDSLANHLIRWEHPNQPTNELHNFEGVPRSTFCYWDLSPHLECIRAVFTPKILLQSQDDDPLSPFQAKLMIQLKEEIASEYVFSPSVKLLKEKRLHFPWIWWIWIREMTLVWSEVLETNFPHVENEPWYDQVMEYQRTAQEEIRVLRSQRGSDSIFLQVENESPVVFLELNPSYRKIFNTLPELMRDILIFISAQSLRTVPPNIGSS; from the exons ATGATGGCTTCCTCCGAGGAAACTTTGCATAACCAATGGGCATCCAAACTTCAATTAACGCAGGGGGACGTGGATGAATTGCTGAAGTCCTCCAAGGTGAAGAACCCTCTTGGGTTTCTCGTGTTTTTGGATAAAGCCAGCCGTCTGAAG AATGTTGCTGATTTGAAAACATCTGAGTGGTTCTCATTGAAGGAGAGTGTGTTGAAAACAGAGCAAATCACAAAGGAAGAG AATCCTAAACTTCAACAATGCCAGGACCCTGAACTTCAACAACCATGTTTGCTGAAGTTTTCTTGCGATAattcttttggccttcaacAGACCTTCCAGGAAAATACTTTAAAGGAAACGTTAAGCGTGCCAGTGGATTTAGGAAATGGTAAGACGACCAACTCTATCATGGAGGGCCGAAACCTGCTTTGGACACGTGAATTTCACTCCAAACCAATGTCCGAGTCAAGATTCATTCCTCGAGAGTTTTTGGAAAACATCCAAGATATCCCCCAAGATTTCAAGGCCACGTACAGGATCGTTAAACAAGTGCTTTCATCTTGTCATCTCATGTTTCGAGCAAAGGCAAAAGGAAAATCGTCTACAATTTGCAAGACCACATTGGAAGAAAATATGCAGAGATTGCAAACTTTGTTGGATGTTTGGCAGAATCTCCCAGAAGATATGCCAGATCGAAATTCCATTTGGAAGGAAAAAGATTGGAGAGACACTCTGGTTGCACCTTTGAAGGACCAGAATCCAAACTCCATTGCCTGCCGCCTTCAAGAATTTGTGAAAAACAATCCCTGTCCAGACCTCCAGTCCTATCTAGATGACATTTATCGCCAAGAGATTAAGAAAGGCAATGAAAGGGCTCGAAAGGACCAAGAAAGACCGATTGTCCCTGTTCAACCCGGAATCAAACCCACaccaaagcaaaaagaggGCTTGGTGAAATACATCAATTCTAGCAAGCTCTTTCCTGGCACGTTCTTGGTGGGGCAGCTCTTGGGATTGCAAGGTCCTCAAAGTGAGCGTTTAGTCCATAACAATGGGACGCTAGTGGGGGATTGCTTCGAGAAAGATGTCTTTGAGGCTCTTGTGGCTTGGCAATCCAACCATCCGGAAGTGGTCACAATCTTCTGTGGTCTAGAATTGTTGGGTAGTAAACAGCATAGCAATGAATTTGACTTCCTCATTGTCCTGGGGGAAGTCAAGAAAGTCATATATGTTGAGTGCAAGTATACACTTACGAAGGAGATTGCTGAGAAGATTAAGAAACAGGCTGAAAACGCGTTCAATTTCCTCCAAGAAAAGCTCCCTTTGAAGAAAGGTTGGGAGTTCTTGACGTGGGCTTGTTACGAGCACACTAACCTTGCCCCATCCTCGTGTTGCGCTAGCTGCCAACCTTTCAGGGTGACGGTTTCAAGCTTGGGATCCACCCTAAACAGGATTTTGGCAAGGAACATCAGACAAAAACTAGATGAAGGATATTCATCCCTGGTTAAGACCTATCTTTTCTATGCCTTGGAAAATAAGCAAACATTTGATGGCGAGCAAGTGGCAAagcatcaattgaaaatggttgATTGGCCCAATGAGAAAATTATTCTGTGGAATCTCCACCAATTGGTGGTGCTTCAAAATGATCCTCCCAGAATGATTGTGAAGAGCGGAGGTTTATTTGGAACGGGTAAGACtgaaatcttcaaaatgaaggtGGCCAAACTGGCCTCTGGTAACCCAGATAAAATAGCCTTCCTGGTGGCTTGTCCCGAAATTGGAGGCCATGAGCAACTTCTGACCAAAGCACTTCGATCTCATTTCCAAAGGGGAAAGTTGGACAATGTCAAAGTGGGCGAACTCCGACCTGGCCACAAAATACCTTTTATTTTGAAGGAGATGTTTCCCAATTGTGAGGATCACAACCAAATCCACGTGTTCATAGACGAGGCTTCACATCAAAACAAGTCTGCCATTGATGAGTTCCTCGCCCAGCTGGTTAAAGGTTGCAATACCGTGATTTGGATTGTGGACAAGGATGATTCCATTTTTGTGCCAGTCAATCAAGGATTCGTCCTGGAGACTGGCCTTGGACTGAATTTGAGGAATTCAGAAGGCGTGCAAAAAACGATTGAACTCTCAAATCATGGGGAAAGTCGCTTTCCAGGATCATCAGCCGAGATCAATCATGAGACTTTGGCAAATGCAATTCATAAAGGCTTTTTAGAAGAACCAAGTGTGAAGAAGATTTTGATCCTTGTGGGTGATGCCTCCTGGGACAGCAAATGGATGAGCAACGAACATGGACATGACATTAAATTCTATGGATATTCCTCG GTGTCAGAAAATTGCTCAGACCAGGAATTGGAGGATTTTTTCGACCCGACAAATGAGAAGCGTCAGATTCTCATGACATCTGAAGATGTAGCCGAAGGCATCGAAGCAGAAATGGTTCTGGTTTGGGATGTCCATGATGCCAAGAGGACCACCAGACATCGGGCAAGAACAAAGCTCGTCACAGCTTTCAAGAGCTTAAGCGCACATCCCTTGCTCCAGAGAGAATCTGAGGCACCTCTTTTTAGACCTGACACTACGCGAGTTTTGGAGCATTCAGAGTGGCTTGGTGTTCTGGAAGGACAAGGATTGGTTTGGTACTCTAGACTAAGCCAGAAAGAGAAATTGCCCGTTCATTTTTACTCTGATTACCAAGAGTTCGTGGCCAAACACGGCAAATGGATTCGTCAATATGGACCAATTAAAGCGGTAGAACAGTTCCACGTGATCCAAAGGGAGTCTCCAAACCTAAGCATCCCCACTTATCCACTTGTTCTGTGGGTGCAGTTCGAAAATGAGAGGACCTCGTTCTGCATTGCATTGAAAGGCAAGAGTCTCCATGAAGTAGATCCAAAGGCCTTGTCCATCTCAAACTTGAGCACTGTCCATCGTTGTGATATCAACTTGGACAAAACAATACCGGCATGGAAGATATGGATCAATGTTTACATTGCTGAGATCATTTATTCGAAGGCCCATAACATCCCATGGGACAATTGGTTTGACTTGAGGCGGCTCTTTAACATCTGGTTACGAGTTTTTGACGAACTGCAAAGGGACCAGCTCCAAATCAGCTTTCCGCCACATGAACTAGCTGTGGAATTGTTGAGGAACTTTCTTAATAGCGG AGATTACATTGGTGACATTGTTTCCATTTTACCTTTGTTCGCCCCTaatcaagaaattcattcTTGGGACCTAATCCAGAAGCTTTTAGCGTGGTGGCTTCCAAATTATGGTGATTCCTTAGCCAACCATCTCATTCGTTGGGAACAtcccaatcaaccaaccaatgaaTTGCACAACTTTGAGGGAGTTCCAAGATCAACTTTCTGCTATTGGGATTTATCTCCACATCTCGAGTGTATCCGGGCAGTGTTTACCCCGAAAATCCTCCTCCAATCCCAAGATGATGACCCTCTTTCGCCATTTCAAGCCAAGCTGATGATCCAGTTGAAGGAGGAAATAGCATCAGAATACGTTTTTTCTCCCTCAGTGAAGTTGCTGAAGGAGAAGAGACTTCATTTCCCTTGGATTTGGTGGATTTGGATAAGGGAGATGACTCTGGTTTGGTCGGAAGTTCTCGAGACGAACTTTCCTCATGTTGAAAACGAACCTTGGTATGATCAGGTAATGGAATACCAAAGAACCGCCCAAGAGGAAATTCGTGTCCTACGAAGCCAACGAGGCTCAGACTCCATCTTTCTTCAAGTCGAAAATGAGTCCCCGGTTGTCTTCTTGGAATTGAATCCATCGTATAGAAAGATATTTAACACTCTACCGGAACTGATGAGGGATATCCTTATATTTATTTCAGCACAATCTTTAAGGACTGTTCCACCAAACATAGGAAGCAGTTAA